TAGGATCAGCGCATCAGGTTCGAAGCTGCCAGTAGGTAAGCTTCGCGTTAGTTCGTCTGGGCTTTGCAAGCAATACCCCATGCGGCTGCCTACACCTAAGCTATAACCCACATCGGCAACCCCGTAGAAAACGGGTGCTGTGACAGTTGTGTCCTCAGCATCAACTGTATCAAGCTCCTCCGCTTCTAACAGTTCGTATACAGGAGCAATAGGAGGCGTTGACTCCATTAAGCCAAACTCAAATTGCGAAGAGCCGGCTTCGAGTGGCGGCCGGATAGGCGGCGCAATGGCAGGTAACAACTCCTCCGCTGATTGGACGGGTGACTCAGCTTGTTCAACTTCTACTGCCATTGGTTCTTCAATCTCTGCTCCAGCTTCCTTCGAAATAGAAGGCACTTCTTTGGTTGTCTCCGAAGAACCCGTTGGCTGCTCTGTTAGAGCTATTTCCAAGTGGTCCGTTGATTCAGGAGGCGCGGCAACGGCGGAAGTGGTAAGTTCTTCGCTGGTAGTCTCCAGAAGCACGTTTACAGGTTCTTCTACTCCTGACGAAGTTGCTTCTTCAACTGCAAGGGCTGTAGTGACTACAGCTGTGTTTTCGTCAATTGCTACCTCAGTTTCAGAATCTAACTCAACTGCGGCTTCGATGAAATCTGCTTCAGGGGCTGGTGCAAGAGCATCGATAGCGAACGGTTCGGGAGCTAGCGCTTGGGTAGTAGCCGTAGGCTCTGCTGATGCGGCAAGCACGACTATTTCGCTTGCTGGTAGTGCCGTATTGTCTACTTGCGGTGCAGCTAGTGCCGGGATAGGTGCTGTAAACTCAATGAGCTGCCGCAGAAGCTGCCGGTCAGTGGCATAGGTAGCGGCTCGCCGTAAGCGTTGGCTCGCTAACATACTGCCTCGATCGTGAGCGGCTTTCGCTAATAGTAAGTGAGCGGTCTGGCAGTAAGGGAAAGTAGTGGCGAGCTGCTCTAGCTCCCGGACTTTAGCGTCGGAAATCTCGCTTAGATGGTCCAGAACATGTAGCAGCGACGCACGGGTCATAGTAAATAAGACTGAAGGGTAAGTGTTGAGTGTTGGTAGATCCGCTGGTTGCCTTACCGTGAGGTAAGCTCTGGTGTTGAGGCAACTTGTGGGCAAAAGTCAAAACTTAACCTCAAAACTCAACACTTCTGGCTTTCATTACCAGTTGGCTACCGACTTGTTGAACACGTCGGTGATAATGTTGCGCAACACGTCGCGGGTAGCGGTGGGGTCGCTGTTGATGCTGGCAATGTCACGGCTAGCTGGGAAGTCGGCATTGCTTTGGAAAGTTTGCTCGAAGTCCTGCTTCGGGTCGCGGGCGTTAGTGAAACGCACACGTACCTGCACCGTTAGGCGGTTCACGCCAGCTTGGTCTACGTTGCCTTCCCGAGTAATGGCCGCCGGTGCAAAATCGTAAGCAACTATCTGTCCTTCAAACTGTAAGTCACCATCACGTGGCAACAATTTTAGCGTGGTATTGCGCTGGAAATAGTCTTTGAAGTTTTCCGTGAAGTTCTGCGCCAGGGCAGAAGGGCCATTGTTGGCGTTGTTCTGAAACGTCTGAATGGAGATGGTTTTGACCGTAGGGTCAATATTGGTCCCCGAAAATGAATAGATTTTGCAGCCACCTAGTATCGGCAGCAGCATTACGCATAGCCAACCGATAAGGCGCTGACTACAATTGTTCCAGGTCATACTGCTTTAGTTTACGGTAGAGCGTGCGCTCGGAAATACCTAGGTCGTGGGCGGCGTACTTGCGCTTGTTGTGGTGTTTCTTGAGCGCCTTCATAATCATTTCCTTTTCCTTGGCTTCGAGCGACAACGTTTCCTCTTCGGTCTCGTGCGGAATGTCTTCCACCCGTTGGGCTTCGTCCTCAAAGTCGGCCGCTTCATCAACGGCTAGGTCCGGAATAAAGTATTCAGATGACGTATCCGGTGCAGCCGGCCGATTCAGCCGAGGATTGCCATCGTAAGGCGCTACGTTGAGGTTCGTGAACAAATGGCTGTTCTGCCGCAATAGTTCCTGCGCTTCCGCCGGACGTTGCCCAGCAGCTAGGTCAAGGACAAGCTTCTTCAGATCGGTCATGTCGCGGCGCATGTCGAACAGCACCTTGTAGAGCAAGTCACGCTCCGAGTAAGCACTATTACCCGCCCCATCGCCCGTGCTACCGGAACCTAGCAACATAGGCAAACTGCTACTTTGCTGGGCAGGCAAGTACTGGCGTAGACGGTTGGCGTCTACCTCTCGTTCCGTTTCCAAGACCGACATCTGCTCGGCAATATTCTTTAACTGCCGGATATTGCCGGGGAAGCGAAAACGCTGCAATTCTACTACTGCGTCGGGGGGTAAGCTGATGGGCTTGACGTGGTAGCGCTCAGCAAAATCCGTAGCGAACTTGCGGAATAATAAGTAGATATCATCCCCACGTTCACGTAATGGTGGAACTGTAATCGGCACTGTGTTCAGGCGGTAATACAGGTCCTCCCGAAACCGACCCTCGCGCACAGCATCCAGCAGATTCACATTGGTAGCCGCTACTACGCGCACGTCGGTCTTCTGGATTTTGGAAGAACCAACTCGGATGAACTCACCATTCTCTAGTACGCGTAGCAGGCGCGCCTGCGTACCTAGGGGCATTTCCCCAATCTCGTCGAGGAAGATGGTGCCGCCGTTTGTTACTTCAAAATAGCCCTTGCGAGCTTCATTCGCACCCGTAAAAGAGCCTTTCTCGTGACCAAAAAGCTCTGAATCAATGGTTCCCTCTGGTATAGCGCCACAGTTGATGGCAATAAATTGTCCGTGCTTGCGGGGCGAGAGGGCATGGATGATTTTGGAAAATGACTCTTTGCCCGAGCCACTTTCCCCCGTAATCAGCACCGTCATATCGGTGGGCGCAACCTGCGCGGCCACCTGAATGGCGTAGTTCAGCGAAGGCGCGTTGCCAATGATGCCGAAGCGCTGTTTGATGCTTTGTATTTCGGAAGGTGTCAAATCTGGTCGTGTTAAAAGTCTGTTAGATTCCTTACAGTTATGCTAGGAAGCCTGTCTGTAAGTATTTCTAAACAGGAATTATCAGTTGCAATAACATAGTGCTCAGCGTTTGGCAGATAGGCTTCTAAAAGCACAGAATGCCAATGCGAGTTTTTGACTATGAATGTATTGCTAAGAGCTGGTCGTTGTTGAGATATTATCTCCCAGTATTTCAACAAGTACTCTTCAGCAGCTACCTGATAAGGTCCGAAGCGTTCAAAGTGAAAATCATAAATAAGGTCTTTCGAGCACACACTGTAAGTCAGAGTCCATTGTTTGACCTGGTAGAATAACCGAAGGTCATGTAACAGGCCAACATCTGAACAGGGTGTATTCCACCGTTCAAGAATCAATTGTGCTTCTTCCATGCGGAAGGGCGCTGCACAAACGAACTAAACAGCTTCTCCTAGCAAGGCCGCGCCCGTCGTGCTGGTAGCCAGCACGTTGACGTAGTCTCCCTTCTGGAAATTGCCTCTCGGGAAAATAACTACCTGGTTTTGGCTGTTGCGGCCACTCAGATGTTCCTGGCTGCGCTTCGAGGTGCCTTCTACCAGCACCTGATGCACCCGGCCTACCATGCGAGCGTAGCGGGCGCGGGCATGTAACTGCTGGCGGTCGATGATTTCCTGCAAGCGGCGCTTTTTCACTTCTAACGGAATATCGTCCGCTAGCTTACGGGCGGCTAGTGTGCCCGGACGCTCCGAGTAGAAGAAGTTGTAGCCCATGTCATACTGCGCGAAGTCGAGCAGGCTGAGACTGTCTTGGTGTTCTTCCTCGGTTTCGGAGCAGAAGCCCGAAATCATGTCGGTGCTAATAGCGCAATCCTCGCCCAAGATGCGGCGGATAGCGCGCACACGCTCCTCGTACCAAGGCCGGTCGTAGGTGCGGTTCATCAATTTGAGAACCCGCGAGTTGCCGCTCTGGGCGGGCAGGTGGATGTACTTGCAGATGTTCTCATGACGTGCCATTGTATGCAGCACCTCATCGGTGATGTCCTTAGGATGGGAGGTCGAGAAGCGCACCCGCAACGCAGGGCTTACCAGCGCCACGCGCTCCAGCAGCTGCGCAAAGTTGACATGTTCAGTGCCATCTTCGGAAGCCCATTTGTAGCTGTCTACATTCTGACCTAGCAGAGTAACTTCTTTATAGCCAGCAGCTACTAAGTCCTGGCACTCGCGCACGATGCTGTACGCGTCGCGGCTGCGCTCACGGCCACGGGTGAACGGTACCACGCAGAAGGAACACATGTTGTCGCAACCGCGCATGATGCTCACAAAAGCTGATACACCATTGGAGTTCAGGCGCACAGGTGTGATGTCGGCGTAGGTTTCCTCGCGCGAGAGCAGCACGTTTACCGCTTTCTGGCCGCCATCTACCTCGCTGATAAGGCGCGGCAGGTCGCGGTAAGCATCGGGGCCTACCACGAGGTCAACAATCTTTTCTTCCTCTAAAAATTTGGTTTTCAAGCGTTCAGCCATACAACCTAGCACGCCAACCAGTAGACCAGGATGCTGCTTCTTATGACCATTGATTTGTTTCAGGCGCATGCGCACCGTTTGCTCAGCCTTCTCGCGGATGGAGCAGGTGTTGAGCAGTACAAGGTCAGCGTCAGCGAGCTGTTCAGTGGTATCAAAGCCCTCCTCAAAGAGAATAGAGGAGACAATTTCAGAATCGGAGAAATTCATCTGACAGCCATAGCTCTCAATATAGAGCTTGCGCTGCCGGCCCGTACGGGTGCCGGGACTCACGCGGACGGCCTCGGCCGGCTGGTGGGCTTCGGCCGTGGGTGCAGTCGATGAATCAAGAAAATCTAGGGTGATGAGTGGCTGCGACATAATCATTCAAACACAGAAGGACGGCAAAGGTACGTCTTTACCCCGAAAAATGACAGAATGGCAGAAACGTAATTATGCTGTAGGAGTACGCCGTGATGGATTCTTCGGCTGATGTAGCATGGCGTACATCAACACCAAGCGCACCTAGGCGCGTTTCTACGGGATATTGGTGCCGAGCACTGCCAGTAACGCTTTGGCTTTCAGCAAACACTCCTCATACTCGTGCTCCGGCACCGAGTCATAGGTGATGGCGCTGCCTACTTGGAAGCTAAGGTAGCCGTTGACTTTATTATACTGCAAAGAGCGAATAACGACGTTGAAATCGAAGTCTCCATTGGGCCAAATGTAACCTAGGCTGCCGCTGTAGAGTCCGCGCCTAGTGCGTTCGTACTGCTCTATGAGCTGCATGGCCCGTATCTTAGGAGCTCCCGTCATAGAACCCATGGGGAAGGTGGCACGCAACAGATCAACGAAATCATGAGCTGGGTGACGACGCGCTTGCACGGTCGAAATCATCTGCCAAACGTGGCGGAAGCTGTAGAGTCCGAAGAGTTCGGGCACCTGCACGGAGCCGGTGCGGGCCACGCGCGCGAGGTCGTTGCGAACCAAGTCCACGATCATCAGGTTTTCGGCGCGCTCCTTCTCATCATGCAAGAGCTGCTGGCGCAACTGCTCGTCTTGCGCTGGCGTGTCACCGCGTCGAATAGTGCCCTTAATAGGCTGGGAAAGAAGAGTATCGCCATCCTGGCGTAAGAAACGCTCGGGCGAAGCGCAGAGCAGATAACGATCTTGCCACTTGTAAAAGCCGGCGAACGGTGTGGGCGAGATTCGGTTGAGCCGCAAGAAGGTGTCCACGGGCTCCAGGGCTACATGCTCAGCGTAGAATTCCTGACATAGATTGAGCTCGTATACTTCGCCATCTAAAATATCCTCGCGAATGCTGGCTACGGCTGCGAGGTACTCGTGTTTTGGCAAACGTGCTTGTATGCCTTGAATGCTGGGTTGGCTGATTTCGGTGGGAACGCAAGTCAGGATTTCGTCTAAAACGGTTGGTGGACCGTGAATTTCTACTTCTGTTCCGTGCCAGTAGAGCCA
This Hymenobacter sp. GOD-10R DNA region includes the following protein-coding sequences:
- a CDS encoding LptE family protein is translated as MTWNNCSQRLIGWLCVMLLPILGGCKIYSFSGTNIDPTVKTISIQTFQNNANNGPSALAQNFTENFKDYFQRNTTLKLLPRDGDLQFEGQIVAYDFAPAAITREGNVDQAGVNRLTVQVRVRFTNARDPKQDFEQTFQSNADFPASRDIASINSDPTATRDVLRNIITDVFNKSVANW
- a CDS encoding sigma-54 dependent transcriptional regulator → MTPSEIQSIKQRFGIIGNAPSLNYAIQVAAQVAPTDMTVLITGESGSGKESFSKIIHALSPRKHGQFIAINCGAIPEGTIDSELFGHEKGSFTGANEARKGYFEVTNGGTIFLDEIGEMPLGTQARLLRVLENGEFIRVGSSKIQKTDVRVVAATNVNLLDAVREGRFREDLYYRLNTVPITVPPLRERGDDIYLLFRKFATDFAERYHVKPISLPPDAVVELQRFRFPGNIRQLKNIAEQMSVLETEREVDANRLRQYLPAQQSSSLPMLLGSGSTGDGAGNSAYSERDLLYKVLFDMRRDMTDLKKLVLDLAAGQRPAEAQELLRQNSHLFTNLNVAPYDGNPRLNRPAAPDTSSEYFIPDLAVDEAADFEDEAQRVEDIPHETEEETLSLEAKEKEMIMKALKKHHNKRKYAAHDLGISERTLYRKLKQYDLEQL
- the miaB gene encoding tRNA (N6-isopentenyl adenosine(37)-C2)-methylthiotransferase MiaB, producing MSQPLITLDFLDSSTAPTAEAHQPAEAVRVSPGTRTGRQRKLYIESYGCQMNFSDSEIVSSILFEEGFDTTEQLADADLVLLNTCSIREKAEQTVRMRLKQINGHKKQHPGLLVGVLGCMAERLKTKFLEEEKIVDLVVGPDAYRDLPRLISEVDGGQKAVNVLLSREETYADITPVRLNSNGVSAFVSIMRGCDNMCSFCVVPFTRGRERSRDAYSIVRECQDLVAAGYKEVTLLGQNVDSYKWASEDGTEHVNFAQLLERVALVSPALRVRFSTSHPKDITDEVLHTMARHENICKYIHLPAQSGNSRVLKLMNRTYDRPWYEERVRAIRRILGEDCAISTDMISGFCSETEEEHQDSLSLLDFAQYDMGYNFFYSERPGTLAARKLADDIPLEVKKRRLQEIIDRQQLHARARYARMVGRVHQVLVEGTSKRSQEHLSGRNSQNQVVIFPRGNFQKGDYVNVLATSTTGAALLGEAV
- a CDS encoding anthranilate synthase component I family protein; the encoded protein is MAISPAEFRERALHWAAQFRYCAYYEPSGLAYPHESFEQLLAVRQTETVAPRSLEELRTWLQHPTTAPRCGFLTYDLKNEVEALSSSHFDGIGFPALHFFEPEIWLYWHGTEVEIHGPPTVLDEILTCVPTEISQPSIQGIQARLPKHEYLAAVASIREDILDGEVYELNLCQEFYAEHVALEPVDTFLRLNRISPTPFAGFYKWQDRYLLCASPERFLRQDGDTLLSQPIKGTIRRGDTPAQDEQLRQQLLHDEKERAENLMIVDLVRNDLARVARTGSVQVPELFGLYSFRHVWQMISTVQARRHPAHDFVDLLRATFPMGSMTGAPKIRAMQLIEQYERTRRGLYSGSLGYIWPNGDFDFNVVIRSLQYNKVNGYLSFQVGSAITYDSVPEHEYEECLLKAKALLAVLGTNIP